The Fervidicoccaceae archaeon DNA segment GATTTTGGAAGATGCTCTTCTGATAGACTAGGGCATAACCGAAAACCTGTTGGAACGGCACTCCGGAAATCTTCACTATTCCTCCTTGGCTATCCAAAAGATATGTTGGAAGCAGAGTTGATGGTGGTATGTCGCTTAAATTGAAGACACCCTTTGTGAAGTATGGTCTTACATCGAGGAGATACGGACCAATCGTTGATGCCTGAGAGGGGTAGTATATTATGAGATCTGGTGAGGGATTTTGATTTCTGAGAGAAGTGAGTGCTGTGGTTACTAGCTGAGCGTATGGCACAGGCTGAACCTGTACGGTTACTTTCGGATATTTGGCCATAAAGTCATTTGCAACCATCTGAATGAATGGCAAGAGAGTTGGATCGCCGGATGGAACCAGAATGCTCAGTGAACCGGAAAGCGAGGATGTGGTTGTTTGTGTTGTTGTTGGAGAAGTTGTTGTAGTAGTTGTTGTGGGAGCTCCGCCTCCTCTTGTGGCGAGATAGGCTCCAACAGCTACCACTGCCAGTATAACTACAACTATTCCAATTAGGGCTGCTGATGATATTCCCCTCTTTCGAGACATATTATTCACCTGATATAAATTTTTCATTATCAAAGTGGTATAAATGACTTTTTAGAGATCATGTGAGGTTACTATTTAATTTTTTTCTTTTAAAATGAAAAATCATGCTGTTGGAGAAATTCCCGTTGCTACCGCCTTTGTGAGCCTCGAAAACAGCCATGTAGTAAATAGCGTTATAGCTATAAGTATTGTGGTTAGGGCTGCTCCATCTCCGAAAAATCCCTCCGAGAACATCATAAACGCTACAACTATGGCTGTCTCGACCTGTACAGACAGGATAGCACTAGCACTGAGCTCCTTCACAGAGCTGTTGAAAACGAACACCCAGGAGCTGAGAAGACCTCTCATCAAAATAGGTAAGACTATCCCTCTTAGGGTTTTGAAGAGGCTGACGCCGTGTATTCTGGAAGCCTCTTCCAGCGATTCATCCAGCTGCATTATGTTGGACTCAAGCGTCCTCGTAGCATATGGAAGGAATCTAATAATAAATGCGATTAGCAACATAACCCAAGTTCCGTATATGAGAGGATAAATTTTCCCGCTGGCAACTATAAGCCCCACACCAATCACCAGTCCGGGAATACTGAACGGCAGAAATATGACGTAATCTGCTATTTTCGATGATATACCCTTTTCTCTAACGATCATATAGGCTACCAGGAAACCGAATAAGGAAGCAAAAGTAGCTGCAAGGACGCTTACTAAAAAAGTTACAGAGAGAGCATTGAGCACTCTGCCCATGCTGAGAACTCTTTGAAAATGATATAGGCCTATGTTCTCGAGTGTGATTGGCAGGCCTATAGTTTTTATAAATGAGCCAAATGCCACTGATCCTATTGGAAGATAGACGAGAAGTAGGAGAATAGAGATGAGCAATATTCCTATCTTGCCTCCTTTTTTCTTCTCTAATCTTCCGGCCTTACCTGAAATTGCTACATATTTTTTTCCTTTCAGCACGAGGTAGTTGATAGCGAGAAGTGAAATTCCTATGGCAGAGAGAATTAGAGAGAGGGCCTCAGCAAGTTCGTATTCAATAGGAGCTACAGTCATGAAGGAATAAATCATTGTTGTGAGCACTGGATAGCCCACTGGTATTCCAAGGACTGCTGGTGCTCCGAACTCAGAAATGGAATATGCAAAGGAAAGAATAAAGCCTGAAAGAATGTGCGGCCTGATTAGAGGGAGCACGATCTTCGTTGCTACCGATCTTGAGGGTATGCCATGTATCTTTGCTGCTTCTTCGAGCTCTGGGTTGAGGTTCTTGAGGCCTGTGTATATGCTTAGCAGAGCCAGAGGGTAGTTGTGCAGAGCAAATATTACTATTAAGCTGAATGGCCCATATGGATATATGGGACTCTGCATTCCAAAAAGCTTTTCAAAGAATCCATTCTTTGTCCATATAAGGACCCAACCTATTGCCATAGCAAAGGATGGCATTATATAGGGGCCAGTCAGGAGAGAGAGAAGGAGTTCTTCTCTTCGATAGCTTCTTCTGGCTAGAATCCAGGCCAAAGCCAAGCCCAAAAGTGTTGATAATGCTGCAGAAATACCACATACGAAAATTGAGTTCATCAGTGGTATTTTCAAGTAATATGGCTTTGAAAAAAGCGATTCGATCTTGTAACTTTCAGTCACACTGAGGTAAGCTACATCCCAAACTATGAATGCTATAGGGGGTAATACTAGGAAAAAAATTAATGTTATAAGAATTGCTTTTGTTGTTGCCGGAATCATTTTTCGAGGCACCGATTTATTCGTTCATCCTCCGAATATAGATGTCCAGTTATCTCTCAGTCCAGCAACGTATGGCTGAAGATCATTTATTGTGACATTGAACGTTTTCATTTGACTCAATGGAGGAAGGCCAGGAGGTGTTGGTCCATCGATTCTGCTAGAATATGTATAAGCATTTGCCAAAGATATAGCGGCCTGTTTCGACAAAAGATATCTTAGAAGAAGGGTGGCATCTGATAGATGCTTGGTACCATTGATTATTCCGATGGGGCTTGGTATAATAATAGCACCATCATTTGGAATAGTATAGTTCAGGTTCGTGTATGTCTTCAGATACATTGTCAGAGTAATTCCAACAGGCCTTTCTCCAGTGGCTACTGATCTGGCAACGTCGGGGACGTCTTGAACCACGAGCGGATTGTTCTGTTTAAGCTGCTGGAAGTATCCCCAACCATACTTTGAGACCAGAGCTAGAACAGAGTACTGCCACGATCCTGAAACCATTGGATTAGCGATAACTAACTTGTCCTTCCATTGCGGCTGGAGCAGCTCCTGCCAAGACCTGGGGGGATTGCTGACAAGGGCTGGATTATACACTATGACCATTACCAGAAGTCTTCCCATAACGTAGTAGCCATTCGGATCTTTGTAAATGTTGGGAATGTACTGCATTTCGGGAACTGAGGGAATTTTTGCTATTAGTCCATTGTCCTGAAGGGTCTTGAAGTCAAAGTATCCAGCAAGATAGACAACGTCTGCCTTAATGCTTCCTGCTTTTTGTTCGGCCAAGATTTTCGCAACTACGCTACCAGATCCAGCTCTGTAATAGTCTAGCTTGGAAAAGTTGGAGAAATAAGTGTTCCAGTCCTTGATCCATCCGTCCATGATTTCCTGTGGAATTGATGTATATAGCATCACGCTTCCTGTTAGATCTGTGGGAATCTCTATTGTTTCTCCTGTTGACATAGTCACATGAGCTAAAGCTGGTCCTCCACCAGCTTCTCTTTCATATAGATAATATCCTAAAACAGCTGCCACGATAACTACAGCAATGGCTATACCTAAGACTGCTTTGGATACCATGATCCCACTCCGAAAAATATTTTAAAAATTTTTTCAACAAGATTGCAAATAAATCTTTAGTTGAGTGGAAATGCCTGAGCTTTTTCTGGACGGGATCAGTAAGCAGTATGGAAAAGTAGTTGCTGTGAAAGATGTAACCCTGAAAGTAGAGGATGGGAAGATAGTGAGCTTGTTGGGTCCAAGCGGCTGCGGAAAGACGACAACCCTTAGAATCATTGCTGGGCTTACCTTGCCGGATAAGGGAAAAATTCTGCTTGGGGGAAGGGACATAACTTTCTTTCCACCAGAAAAAAGAGGCATGGGAATGGTATTTCAGAACTATGCAGTATGGCCCCACATGACTGTATTTGATAACGTAGCCTTTCCATTGAAAAGCAAGGGTTTAAGCAAGGGAGAGATAGCATCGAGAGTAAAGGAAGCTCTCGAGCTCGTTAGAATGTACGAGCTGAGAAACAGGTATCCTCACCAGCTTTCTGGTGGACAGCAGCAGAGGGTTGCTCTAGCAAGAGCGCTGGCAGTATATCCAGAGGTGCTATTGCTCGATGAGCCCCTGAGCAACCTTGATGCCAGGTTGAGAGAGGAAATGAGATTTGAGATAAGGGAGCTACAGAGGAGGCTTAAGCTTACTGCTGTATATGTAACGCATGACCAGCTTGAGGCATTCACAATTTCTGATAAAATAGCTGTAATGAACGAGGGGAAGATTCTTCAGATTTCTGAGCCCAGGGAGCTCTACAATAACCCAGCAAACGATTTCGTAGCCACATTTCTCGGTAAGCTGAATGCGATGAGAGGAGAGGTCACATCGGTTCTCGAGAACTGCTTCGCTCTGATAAGAACACCTATAGGAATTCTGAGGGCAAGAATGACTAAGTGTGGAGAGGGCTTGAAGGGATCGAGAGTTTTAGTTGGGATAAGACCGCTCAGTTTGAAGATAGTCAAGAGAGAAGTCAACAAGGATGAGTGGAATTATGTTAGAGGAACTGTTGTTTCTTCAGTGTTCCTCGGAGATCTGTTCGAATACAAGGTCAAGGTTTCCGAGGAAGCTGTTCTTATAGTACAGTCCACAGAGGAAGCGAATGAGGGGGAAGAAATAGGACTTCTTCTTGATCCTGAAAGGCTTCTTGTTGTACCAATATACTCGGAGATTGCATAGATTTTCCATAGAAAAGTTATGGGCTCTAACACGCAAATAAAGTTTATCTTGGACCTTGCAGTAATTTGCAAGAGAAAACAACTCTATAACAAACAGACTGAATATATTCATGAAACATTTTAGCGATTATTTTAAAAACTTAAGGTGTAGCATTTAATTTGTTATGATGACAAAATGATATGAAGATTTCGGTTTTGCCGGCAAAGCAATAGCAGAATTTCCATAGGTGCCAGAACGCATGTTACCTCCAGTGATACCTCAGTTCATTGAGGTTGATGATATCGTAAAGTTCAGCATGTTCTTGACATATATCAAATATGGGCTTTATTTTATTTGGATAGTTCCACTTTATAGAGGAATAGTAACATTCAAGTCATGGAAAACCCATTATCAGAGCCTTGTGAAGATTCCCGCGAGAACTGAGGCTATACCCATTCTTCGCTATCCAACTGTAGCTGTTGTTATACCAGCTAGAAATGCATCCAAGTTCATAAGAAGCTCGATCCTTTCCGTTCTCAACCAAAGTGTTTTACCTAGAACTATATATGTTCTGAATGATGCATCCAAGGACAATACCTTAGAAGTTGTTCAAAATTTAATAGGAGAGCTATCGGGAGAGCTTATTGAAGTGAGAGCTGAAAAAGGGAGAACGCTTCTGAAGTATCGCGTTCACCTGAGAACAGGGAAGGAAATATATATAGCTATCATGTCATTCGCCTCCCATTCGGGAAAGCCAAAAATGATAAATTCTGTGCTAGGAGAAGTAGCAAAGGAACATGACTACATGCTAGTGTTAGATTCTGATACTATAGTGGAGAAAAAATATATTGAAAAATTAATGCATTTCATGAATAAGGACGAGAGTGTTGTTGGGGCAAATGGCACGGTACTACTATGGAAACCGGAGGGAAGCGGAAAAGCATCATGGTTCTTCGCAAGAGCCTTTAGGAATATCGCCTCCCTCTATTATCTTCTCACAGTAAGATTCTCGGAAAGTGTTTTTAAGAGTGTTAACAGCCTAAATGGTAGCTGTGCTCTATATAAAGTAAAACCACTTATAGAAGTTGGAGGAATACCAGAGGATACTTATGTAGAGGATACTTCAATAAGTTGGGAGCTTCAGCTTAGAGGATATAATGTTCTATACATACCTGGAGCTTATTCCTACACGGTTGATCCATCCTCTCCAAGAAGATTTTTCTCTAAGGTCTTCAGAATAACCTTGGGTATACAGAAGCTTTTCATTACAAGAGCAAAGAAGCTTGTTAGGAAAAGGAGGAGAAATCTTGTACTTACTTCTCTCTATACAAGCCTAGGCAGTCTTCCTTTCATTTTTGTCATTGCCAACACCATAATTTCAGCTATTCTTGCAGAGTTTGGAATCTATGGTGGCGGTCTATCTCAGTATATTTTCGGATCTCTCCAGTTCACTCCCATATCAATCGTACTAGCATTCATCTATAAGTACCCTCTCAGCTACTTGCTACTGAGCTATCTGATAGGCATACTTGAATCCTTTGCGATCTATAAGTTCCTAGAAAGGCTGTACAGAGAGGAGCCAAGCATAAGAGTATCCTTGAAGTCAGCAGGAAAAACAATAGTACTCGTGCCTCTAATACTGTGGGTGCAGGCATTCATAGCTCTAATTTCTCTCCCAATCTCAATATATCATGTCATTGCGAATAAGAAAATCAGCAGGTGGTAGACCCTTGATTGGCAGAAATTTGAGATATGCTGCCATATTAGTAACTATACTGGTGATTTTCCTCTCAATTGCAACTTTTACGGAGGTTTTCAGCGAAAAAGAACCAATAAGGTACGTGGGCCCCACTAAGTTCTATGCAAATTATTCATCTGCCTGCATTTTCCGTGTTGATGATTTTGTAGCGGATCCTTCAGAAATTTATAATATAACCTTTCATATTGGTTCTAAGAATATTACGCTTCACAACTACCAGATGGATCTGATAAATTACTTGCTCACATCACATCCAGAAGCTAGGCTAGTATTTGGTGTAATAACTGGTGATCTTTCTGGCGAAAACAACAGTGAGCTGTGGTCCCTCTATTCTGTGCTGGTTAAGGAATATGGGTGGGAAGCTGCCTCTCATACACGATATCACTTATTGCCTCCAAGGAGCACGAATGATATCCTCGGTTCGATAAGAGATATAGAGGGGAACATAACTGGCTATAAGGTTCTCACATATATCCCTCCATATGGAAAAACCGATAAGAAAGAGCTGGGGCTTCTCAAAGAAGCTGGAGTAAAAATAATCATGAGCGATAAGCCTTTCCAGTTCAGAGAGCCAGCAGAATGGAGTAACCTTCATATAACGCTAAAAATCTCTCCTTCAATTCCTTGGGTAGAGCCGCTGAAAATATTGCACTCCATTGAAAACAGAATTGGAGGAATAATGGTTATATATACACATGCAACCAGCTTCGACTGGAAGAACAGCAGACAATTGGAAGATGCTTTTAATACAGCTCTCTCTGTAGTTGAGGATGGAAGAACTTGGATAACGGTACCTTCAGAGCTCTACAAGTACTACGTTGAAAGAAATAATGTTCAGGTCTACTTGATAAATGGAAACCAATTCAAAATAGAGCTCAGAAAGGCCATCGATTTTCAGCCCATTCCCATAACCTTCAAATTCATTGTAGATAGAGAAGTTAAAGCTGTTTATTTCAACAACTCAGCTATACCTGAACTTGATTCCTTCGGATATATACCAAAAGTAGGATATAAGCAAATTGGAAACACGCTATTAGTATCTGTTTTACCCAATGGAACCCTGGAAGTTCTTTTCAGCGGGGGCAGCTAATGCAACAGGATTTCTACTTTGATTATTGCATAGTTGGCCTTGGAAACATAGGAATTCTGATTTCATATTTTCTCAGAGAAAGGAAATATGCTGTTATTTCGAGGAGAAGCAAAGGAACTCACATGAAGGTTGTTCTCAAGAGGGGGGGAGAAAAAATATGGTCCGAAAATGTCAATACTTTTCCACCAGATTCTAAAATAAAATGCGACATCCTTATACTCTCCCTCAAGGCTTATGACATACCATGGGCTTTGTCCTATTTGAAAGATAAGGGAAAAAGGGTTGCGATATTTTCCAATGGCCTTGGATTGTTGGAGATGGCATCCACAAGTTTTGGTATCAACAATTCTGTGGCTACTTCCATCACCTATGGACTAACAAGCTGCGGCGAGAACTGTAGCGAAATTAGGGGAGATGGTGAAATCAGAATAGGGGGAATGGGTTCATCTGAAGCCCTGAAAATGGCAGAGCAGATAGCAGAAGAAATAAGAAGGGGCGGAGGCAAAGCGCATGCTGAGATGAACATCTTACCACATCTATGGCTCAAGGGAATTGTGAACTCCGCAATAAACCCAGTCACAGCCATTCTAAGAAAACCCAATGGATTTGTTGTAGAGAATGAATATGCTCAAGAAATAGTAGAAAAGGTTGCAGAGGAGGGAAAGGAAATTGCTGAAAAGCTTGGAATAAGCCTTGAAAGAGATCCTCTGGAAGCAATAATCGATGTAGCTTCAAGGACCAAATCCAATTACAGCAGCATGCTTCAGGACATTTTGAATGGAAGAAGGACCGAAATAGATTTCATAAATGGATATATAGTAAGGGAAGGTATACGATTGGGCATCAAAGTGGATGTCAATCTTTCTCTATATCTCCTCGTTAAGGCTCTTGAAAATAGAATGGGAAGTGGATAAAAATGCACGGCTGTGTTTTAAGTTTTTAATAAGAAAAATCTAAATAATAGATATAATACTTTACATGACATTTATTTTTGAGATGTTTTCTATCGAATTCGGAGGAGCACAGAAATGAGCGAAAGAATGACAGTGAGGAAATTTTTGAAGAAGAAAGAACTCAAGGAGAAAATAGTCATGATAACAGCCTACGATGCACCATTTGCTAGAGCAGCAGACGAAGCAGGTGTGGACTCGATACTTGTAGGAGATTCGATGGCAATGGTTGTTCTTGGTATGGAGAACACGCTAGGTATTACGCTAGAAGAGATGATTGAGCACACAAGAGCAGTTTCTCGTGTCAGGCCCAGAGCATTAATAGTCGGAGATATGCCCTTCATGAGCTATGAGACTGGACCTGCTAGGGCTATGGAAAGTGCATCGCTTTTTGTGAAGGCTGGAGCTGATGCCGTTAAGCTTGAGGGGGGCGAGGAAGTTTCTGAGCAAATAAGGGCTTTGGTTAAAGCCGGCATCCCAGTCATGGCTCACATAGGCCTCACTCCTCAGCGCTTTCTCAAGTTAGGAGGATATAGGATTATAGGGAAAAGAAGCGAGGAGGAGGAGCAACTTTATAGGGATGCTGAAGCTATTCAGGAGGCAGGTGCCTTTTCTGTTGTGCTCGAGTACGTAGTTTCTGAGATAGCGAGGAAAATTACAGAAAAGCTAAGTATTCCAACTATTTGCATCGGTGCTGGTCCCTACTGCGACGGCCAGGTTCTTGTGCTACACGATGTTCTGGGTCTATCTCTACATTCCCCACCATTCGCTAAGAGATATGCTGATCTATATTCAATAGCCCGCGATGCTATCTCTAAGTATGCGAGAGAAGTAAGAAATGGAGAATTCCCGTCACAGGAATTTTACAAATAAATTGGGGGAAAGATGTGCAATGAAGAGTTTTATAGACGAGCTCTATGACTACTTGATAAAAATTGCGGAAGGGCAGAGAATTGAAAAGGCTGTAATAGGAGCGGGCTATACTTTTGTTGAGCTCAACGATGGAGGCGCAGGGGTTTCTTACAGCAATAGAGATGGGGGTATTAAAGAGGGTTTGCCGGGAAACTTGGAAGGCATGCGAGTTGAGGATGCTATCTCCTATTTGCTTTCAGGAAGAGGTCTGGATGTTAGTTTTGGTTTAGCATCGGCCAATGCTCTGGTAAACCGGATAAGAAAAGAGATGATTGAGAGAGACGCTCTTGTAGAGGAAGAGCTCAGTCCCAATGATGTAGTAGTTCTGATAGGTTATTTTCCGTCATACATAAGGAGGCTAAAAGGAAAAGTGAAGGAAATATATGTGCTCGAAATAATGGAAGTTGCTTCCAGAGAAGCTGAAGTTTATCCGTGGTGGGCCTATTCAAGGCTGTTCCCAAAAGCAACAAGGCTATTCATAACGGGTACCACAATCTCGAACCACACAATAAACTACATCCTTCCTTCCTCTATGAATGTAGAGCACAAAGTTCTACTAGGTCCATCAACTCCCATGATAGAATGGCCATTTGCTAAATATGGAGTTGAGGGGCTGTGTGGAAGCATAGTAACGGATAACAAGCTTTGCTTCAAAATAGCATCGCAGGGAGGTGGTGCTAGGGAGATGTTTGATAGGGGATGCCTGAAGAAAGTTTATCTTCCAATAAGGAAGAGCCAGTCCAATCCCACTTAAGCATTTTCGGGAATTGAAATGTTTCAAAGGTATTTGGAATCTTTTTCTCCTAGTTTATCGACCTCGCTTATAAGTTCTTCGAAAATTGCAGCTAGCTCCGGTCTGTACTTCTTTCTCTGAACGAGAAAGCTCTTTATTAGAGGAATATATTCTAGTGCGGAAGGAAGAACAGGACCATAGCTCTTCACTATTTCATTGAAAGCCTCCAATGCTAGCTCTCTATCACGCTCTCTATGGTATATTGAAATCATTGAGGTAGAAGCCAAATCAACCAAATCCCTTACTATGCCTTGACTATCTATTATGATGCCTGCTTCCTCGAAATCCAAACCATATATTTTTCCTTTATTAAGAATGAAGTTCCTCGGGTTGCAGTCTCCTTTCTCGATGCCTATTGAGTGTAGCCTTCTCAACCATCCTACAACCAAATGTACAGCACTGAAAAACTCCTTGATGCTAAGATCAGAGAACGGAGTTCCTTCGATGTATTCGAGAAATATCTCCTTTTTCTCAATTCTCGTAGATATGACCTTGGGAACTTCGATTCTGTCGCGCAGAAAGTTGAGGATGATCAATTCTCTGAAAAGGCTTTTCTCGTTATTGAAGATCTTTCTCACAACTGGCTTGTCTTCAGTCTCGAGAAATACAAGATTTTTTCTACTGAACAGCCTCATTAACTTGCCCCCTGAAGAAAATCTGCATGGAAGAGAATTAAGCAATTTGTATTTTTTAATTTTTCAATTCACTTGGGAAAATGCATGAAATCAAGGTGAGCAGGCAACGCAACGATTAATAATTTTTTAAAATTATCTATTGATATGAAAGAGGGCTTTTTAGTAAATATTCAATCCCTTTGAGCTGTTTATGGTATTCCTTGTTTGTTCAAATCAATCCCCTTTTTTAAATAAAATACTTAAAACTTAAAAAAGGAAACTAAAAAATCCAATGCCTTAAAGAGGATTTAAAAAATGATGGGAAAGAAAATTACATCAGAGAGAGTGTTTTTCAAGTTTGACCCAGATATTTCTCCAATTGCTAAAGTCCATCCCAACGAAAGCATTATTATAGAGACGAGAGACTGCTTCTCCAATCAAATTAAGGACGAATCGCAGCAAATATCTTCTATAGATTTTTCCCAAGTAAATCCAGCCACAGGACCTATTTTCATCGAAGGTGCGAAAAAAGGAGACGCGCTGGCTGTTCATGTCAGGAAGATAAAAACAAGCGACTCAGGTCTCGTGGTCGCTATACCTGGAGAGGGTTTTCTTGGGGAAGATGTTAAGGAATCGAGGAACAGAAAGTGCAGGGTTCTGGGAAATTGGGTGGAGATCAGTGGAGTTAAAGTCCCGTATAGACCAATGATAGGAGTAATAGGTGTAGCTTCAAGCGAGAGAAACCCAACAGGAGTTCCGGGAAGGAATGGTGGAAATCTCGATACAAGGCAAATAACGGAGGGTGCTACAGTCTACCTTCCAGTAGAATTTGAAGGTGCTTTATTTGGAATAGGAGATCTCCATGCTGCTATGGGAGATGGAGAAATATGTGTTTCTGGATGCGAGGTCAGGGGAGAGGTGGAGCTTGAGTTCGGCATAATCGAAAATCTTGCTCCACCATGGCCCATAGTAGAGTACGGCGATTCTTTGTATATAGTAGTTTCAGCTGGATCCGTCGAGGATTCTCTAAAAGAAGCGTCAAGAATAGTGGTATCTGCTCTATCAAATGCTTTCTCAATTGACTGGATTGATGCATACCTTCTTTCAAGTTTGGTTGTGGACATGCAGATAAGCCAGCTAGTTGATCCGAAGAAAACAGTGAGAGCTCGAATTCCCACTTCTGTTATCAGTGCTAGACTTCTTCTTGAAGCGCTTAGGAGGCGGTAAAAATGGAGGGCGTAAAGGAAAAAGAACAGCTGAAAAGAGTTCTGAAGATGAGAGATCTAATAGCTTTCGCTATAATGACCATGGTTCCCATTGCCCCGATGGGAATTTATGGTGTGGTCGCTGTATTGAGCAATGGACAGGTTCCTCTTACATATGCAATAGGAGCAATTGCAATGTTCTTCACAGCATGGGGATATGGACAATTTGCCCTGAGATTCCCTGAAGCTGGCTCGGTCTATGCGTATGTGCGTGAAACGCTTGGACACAATGTTGGATTTATAGCAGGCTGGGTTATATTGCTTGATTATATTCTGATTCCGGCGCTAGTTATACTCGTTTCAGCACTTTGGCTGGAAGCTCTAACAGGGATCAGCTTGATTGTTTGGGCAACAATTTTCATAGCAGCAGCAACAATCCTCAACGTACTTGGTGTAGAGCTAACAGCGAGAGCTTCGATGGCTCTCTTTTTATTCGAGGACTTTGTGCTAGTAGCTTTCGTTGCTGCTGCTCTATATAGGGTAGCTACTGATCCTTCCCTTAGCTTCAATTTGCTGCCATTTTACAATCCGGCAGAGTTCTCGTGGGGAGCCGTGCTCTCGGGAACTTCGGTTGCTGTGCTAAGTTTCTTGGGATTTGATATAATGACAACATTGGCCGAGGAGACCATAGAAGCAAGAAAAGTAGTTAGCAGGGCTGTTATCCTAGTAATTCCCATAATTGCTTCCATGTTCATTCTCCAAACATATTTGGCTGCTTTAATTCATCCTGGATACTCCTTTGAGTCTCCCGACGTTGCTTTTTACTACATAGCTGAAGAGGCAGGAGGTAGGGGTCTTCAGCTTCTAACCCTCTTGGGAACAGTTCTGGCTTGGGGAGTTGGAGATACTCTGGCAGCTCAAGCAGGAATATCTAGAGTGCTGTTCTCTATGGGAAGACAAGGACATCTTCCAAAGATATTTTCAAAGGTCCATCCGAAGTACAAGACACCCTACTTCTCAACAATATTCGTGGCATTAATTACAGCCCCTCTAGTCTATTTGCTCACATTGAAGGATCTTTCTTCTGTTGTAAACTTTGGAGCGCTAACTGCGTTCGCAATAATGCACATTGCTCTTGCATATAGATTCATTAAGCTTGAGAAAAGAACAGTGCTCGCAGTAATGCCATTCATAGGATTTGTGATCACGGCAGCCATTTGGTATGGCTTAGATGTTTATGCGAAGGAGCTTGGTATTGTTTGGCTCATCCTTGGAATAGCTTACCTGGCATATATCACAAGGGGGTTCAAAGTTAGAACAGTAATTCCTGTTGAGTAATTTTCTGCCATTTTTGAAAATGGCAATAAAGACCAAAGCTTTTTTCTTTGTGTTGGAACTTTCTCATTTACTGTTGGGTGGTTATTATGAAAAAGGGCACAGTTTCAATTCATGGGCATG contains these protein-coding regions:
- a CDS encoding iron ABC transporter permease: MIPATTKAILITLIFFLVLPPIAFIVWDVAYLSVTESYKIESLFSKPYYLKIPLMNSIFVCGISAALSTLLGLALAWILARRSYRREELLLSLLTGPYIMPSFAMAIGWVLIWTKNGFFEKLFGMQSPIYPYGPFSLIVIFALHNYPLALLSIYTGLKNLNPELEEAAKIHGIPSRSVATKIVLPLIRPHILSGFILSFAYSISEFGAPAVLGIPVGYPVLTTMIYSFMTVAPIEYELAEALSLILSAIGISLLAINYLVLKGKKYVAISGKAGRLEKKKGGKIGILLISILLLLVYLPIGSVAFGSFIKTIGLPITLENIGLYHFQRVLSMGRVLNALSVTFLVSVLAATFASLFGFLVAYMIVREKGISSKIADYVIFLPFSIPGLVIGVGLIVASGKIYPLIYGTWVMLLIAFIIRFLPYATRTLESNIMQLDESLEEASRIHGVSLFKTLRGIVLPILMRGLLSSWVFVFNSSVKELSASAILSVQVETAIVVAFMMFSEGFFGDGAALTTILIAITLFTTWLFSRLTKAVATGISPTA
- the panB gene encoding 3-methyl-2-oxobutanoate hydroxymethyltransferase; this encodes MSERMTVRKFLKKKELKEKIVMITAYDAPFARAADEAGVDSILVGDSMAMVVLGMENTLGITLEEMIEHTRAVSRVRPRALIVGDMPFMSYETGPARAMESASLFVKAGADAVKLEGGEEVSEQIRALVKAGIPVMAHIGLTPQRFLKLGGYRIIGKRSEEEEQLYRDAEAIQEAGAFSVVLEYVVSEIARKITEKLSIPTICIGAGPYCDGQVLVLHDVLGLSLHSPPFAKRYADLYSIARDAISKYAREVRNGEFPSQEFYK
- a CDS encoding extracellular solute-binding protein, with translation MVSKAVLGIAIAVVIVAAVLGYYLYEREAGGGPALAHVTMSTGETIEIPTDLTGSVMLYTSIPQEIMDGWIKDWNTYFSNFSKLDYYRAGSGSVVAKILAEQKAGSIKADVVYLAGYFDFKTLQDNGLIAKIPSVPEMQYIPNIYKDPNGYYVMGRLLVMVIVYNPALVSNPPRSWQELLQPQWKDKLVIANPMVSGSWQYSVLALVSKYGWGYFQQLKQNNPLVVQDVPDVARSVATGERPVGITLTMYLKTYTNLNYTIPNDGAIIIPSPIGIINGTKHLSDATLLLRYLLSKQAAISLANAYTYSSRIDGPTPPGLPPLSQMKTFNVTINDLQPYVAGLRDNWTSIFGG
- a CDS encoding ABC transporter ATP-binding protein; amino-acid sequence: MPELFLDGISKQYGKVVAVKDVTLKVEDGKIVSLLGPSGCGKTTTLRIIAGLTLPDKGKILLGGRDITFFPPEKRGMGMVFQNYAVWPHMTVFDNVAFPLKSKGLSKGEIASRVKEALELVRMYELRNRYPHQLSGGQQQRVALARALAVYPEVLLLDEPLSNLDARLREEMRFEIRELQRRLKLTAVYVTHDQLEAFTISDKIAVMNEGKILQISEPRELYNNPANDFVATFLGKLNAMRGEVTSVLENCFALIRTPIGILRARMTKCGEGLKGSRVLVGIRPLSLKIVKREVNKDEWNYVRGTVVSSVFLGDLFEYKVKVSEEAVLIVQSTEEANEGEEIGLLLDPERLLVVPIYSEIA
- a CDS encoding glycosyltransferase family 2 protein, whose amino-acid sequence is MLPPVIPQFIEVDDIVKFSMFLTYIKYGLYFIWIVPLYRGIVTFKSWKTHYQSLVKIPARTEAIPILRYPTVAVVIPARNASKFIRSSILSVLNQSVLPRTIYVLNDASKDNTLEVVQNLIGELSGELIEVRAEKGRTLLKYRVHLRTGKEIYIAIMSFASHSGKPKMINSVLGEVAKEHDYMLVLDSDTIVEKKYIEKLMHFMNKDESVVGANGTVLLWKPEGSGKASWFFARAFRNIASLYYLLTVRFSESVFKSVNSLNGSCALYKVKPLIEVGGIPEDTYVEDTSISWELQLRGYNVLYIPGAYSYTVDPSSPRRFFSKVFRITLGIQKLFITRAKKLVRKRRRNLVLTSLYTSLGSLPFIFVIANTIISAILAEFGIYGGGLSQYIFGSLQFTPISIVLAFIYKYPLSYLLLSYLIGILESFAIYKFLERLYREEPSIRVSLKSAGKTIVLVPLILWVQAFIALISLPISIYHVIANKKISRW
- a CDS encoding 2-dehydropantoate 2-reductase, which gives rise to MQQDFYFDYCIVGLGNIGILISYFLRERKYAVISRRSKGTHMKVVLKRGGEKIWSENVNTFPPDSKIKCDILILSLKAYDIPWALSYLKDKGKRVAIFSNGLGLLEMASTSFGINNSVATSITYGLTSCGENCSEIRGDGEIRIGGMGSSEALKMAEQIAEEIRRGGGKAHAEMNILPHLWLKGIVNSAINPVTAILRKPNGFVVENEYAQEIVEKVAEEGKEIAEKLGISLERDPLEAIIDVASRTKSNYSSMLQDILNGRRTEIDFINGYIVREGIRLGIKVDVNLSLYLLVKALENRMGSG